In one window of Streptomyces sp. NBC_01224 DNA:
- a CDS encoding carboxylesterase/lipase family protein — MTEDIIRTSHGPVRGERTETGVRFLGIPYARPPIGPLRFAAPVPPEPWVDVLDARVYGPTAQRRPFAEATTIPEPCVPGDSTLNLNVFTPARAAGQAGLPVLVWIHGGGFVAGCSASPWYDGTAFNRDGVVLVSLGYRLGIEGFLHMEDSPDNRGVLDWIAALRWVRENIAAFGGDPDKVTIAGQSAGGGAVQTLLATPAAAGLFRAAISASGAVMRPQGPEFAVNVSEFFTARTGVPATAEALQSLTDEEILALQDALNAPGPDRDALPMLVLAPFADGVLIPEPVPEALIAGAAGQHIPLMIGCTTHEFNAVAEGEAGQALTDQIFRAPALALAESRASRDLPTWLYQFDWTATAPAFEGLAHHCVDLPFVFDLLGAEGVDKALGEVPPQQLADAVHTAWVAFVRDLDPGAAWPSYSTERRETRIWNTESRTARDPLRSVRETWLGAET; from the coding sequence ATGACGGAAGACATCATCCGTACCAGCCACGGACCGGTGCGTGGCGAACGTACCGAGACAGGCGTCCGCTTCCTCGGTATTCCCTACGCCCGGCCGCCGATCGGACCGCTCCGCTTCGCCGCGCCCGTCCCCCCGGAGCCGTGGGTCGACGTCCTCGACGCCCGCGTGTACGGACCCACCGCGCAGCGCCGTCCGTTCGCCGAGGCAACCACCATCCCCGAGCCCTGCGTTCCCGGTGACTCCACCCTGAACCTCAATGTGTTCACCCCGGCCCGAGCCGCCGGGCAGGCCGGCCTCCCCGTCCTCGTGTGGATCCACGGCGGCGGCTTCGTCGCGGGCTGCTCGGCCAGCCCCTGGTACGACGGCACCGCCTTCAACCGTGACGGAGTGGTCCTGGTATCACTGGGCTACCGGCTCGGCATCGAGGGCTTCCTGCACATGGAGGACTCGCCCGACAACCGCGGGGTGCTCGACTGGATCGCAGCCCTGCGGTGGGTGCGGGAGAACATCGCCGCCTTCGGTGGGGACCCGGACAAGGTGACCATCGCCGGCCAGTCGGCAGGCGGCGGCGCGGTCCAAACACTCCTGGCCACGCCGGCCGCGGCGGGCCTGTTCCGGGCAGCGATCTCGGCTTCGGGCGCGGTCATGCGACCGCAGGGCCCCGAGTTCGCGGTGAACGTCTCCGAGTTCTTCACCGCACGCACCGGAGTGCCCGCCACGGCCGAGGCGCTCCAGAGCCTGACGGACGAGGAGATCCTCGCCCTCCAGGACGCGCTGAACGCCCCCGGTCCCGATCGCGATGCCCTCCCGATGTTGGTCCTCGCCCCCTTCGCCGACGGAGTGCTGATCCCCGAACCCGTACCGGAGGCACTCATCGCCGGCGCGGCGGGCCAGCACATCCCGCTGATGATCGGCTGCACCACGCACGAGTTCAACGCAGTCGCGGAGGGAGAGGCTGGTCAGGCCCTCACCGACCAGATCTTCCGTGCACCCGCCCTTGCCCTCGCCGAGTCCCGGGCGAGCCGCGATCTCCCCACGTGGCTCTACCAGTTCGATTGGACCGCGACCGCACCCGCTTTCGAGGGCCTGGCCCACCACTGCGTCGACCTTCCCTTTGTCTTCGACCTTCTGGGCGCCGAAGGGGTCGACAAGGCGTTGGGGGAGGTGCCCCCGCAGCAGCTCGCCGACGCCGTGCACACGGCCTGGGTCGCCTTCGTCCGCGACCTCGACCCCGGTGCGGCCTGGCCCTCCTACTCCACCGAGCGGCGCGAGACCCGTATCTGGAACACGGAGTCCCGCACGGCGCGCGACCCGCTCCGTTCCGTACGGGAGACCTGGCTGGGCGCGGAGACCTGA
- a CDS encoding helix-turn-helix domain-containing protein, with product MLQALGLGPAEEAIYTALLARPTASAQDLARQTGLDKAESMRILLDLAARGLVAVATAAESGASDSADCDAGLRPAHYRLTPPSVALAPLLVEQRNALHQAETAFSMLTEQYRSTAAHTAGGVVEVVVGVEQVAHRFHQLQRGAQRELLVFLVGAPIAVPREDTDTSESSALDRGVDFRVVADKNYLDSHDVVRDVRAAVTAGVELRLVDSLPLKMVVSDRERAMVPLDLADSGGEPSAIVVHRSGLLTALVHLFEKEWAQARPMYTTATGVREEPAADQQPTEEELEVLALLLAGISDRRAASQLGLSIRTVERRIRRLMDLAGVESRLQLGWHAARAGWL from the coding sequence ATGCTGCAGGCGCTGGGATTGGGCCCGGCCGAAGAGGCCATCTACACGGCACTGCTGGCCCGCCCGACAGCCTCCGCGCAGGACCTCGCCCGGCAAACCGGACTCGACAAGGCCGAGAGCATGCGCATTCTGCTCGACCTGGCGGCGCGCGGCCTGGTGGCCGTCGCCACCGCGGCCGAGAGCGGGGCATCCGACTCGGCCGATTGCGATGCCGGTCTCCGGCCTGCCCACTACCGGCTCACACCGCCCTCGGTCGCCCTGGCCCCGCTCCTCGTCGAGCAGCGCAACGCGCTGCACCAGGCCGAGACCGCGTTCTCGATGCTGACCGAGCAGTACCGCAGCACCGCCGCACACACTGCGGGCGGTGTCGTGGAGGTGGTCGTCGGCGTGGAGCAGGTCGCACACCGGTTCCACCAACTGCAGCGCGGCGCTCAGCGGGAGTTGCTTGTCTTCCTCGTCGGCGCGCCCATCGCGGTACCGCGCGAGGATACCGACACGTCGGAGAGTTCCGCGCTGGACCGCGGGGTCGACTTCCGGGTCGTGGCTGACAAGAACTATCTCGACAGTCACGACGTCGTGCGGGACGTGCGGGCGGCCGTCACGGCAGGCGTCGAGCTTCGCCTGGTCGATTCGCTGCCGCTGAAGATGGTCGTGTCGGACCGGGAGCGCGCCATGGTGCCACTGGACTTGGCGGACTCCGGCGGTGAGCCGAGCGCAATCGTGGTGCACCGCAGCGGCCTGCTGACGGCCCTGGTCCATCTTTTCGAGAAGGAATGGGCCCAGGCCCGGCCGATGTACACCACTGCCACGGGCGTGCGCGAGGAGCCGGCAGCCGATCAGCAGCCGACCGAGGAGGAACTGGAGGTCCTGGCCTTGCTGCTGGCAGGGATCTCCGACCGGCGGGCGGCATCCCAACTCGGTCTCTCCATACGCACCGTGGAGCGACGGATACGCCGTCTGATGGACCTTGCCGGGGTGGAGTCGCGCCTGCAACTCGGATGGCACGCTGCACGTGCGGGCTGGCTTTGA